Proteins from one Ranitomeya variabilis isolate aRanVar5 chromosome 1, aRanVar5.hap1, whole genome shotgun sequence genomic window:
- the LOC143807474 gene encoding uncharacterized protein LOC143807474, translating into MNEKERPPPPTATANRTHGCGTAPCPPWPPPGQWGHCMQIPECIKMERPMESIYLNMELDFAMANACAIAFHEQRKRDKQRRRSHRRFWLYPIVEVRESRGAYHCLFGELNDNLEKYFEYTRMSQDSFRYLLRLVEGAITRQEMQLRRSISAEERLLVTLRFLATGETLRSLHFQFRIGVSTLSGIIADTCRALWDNLREEFFTNPNNRVMGGQRPKI; encoded by the exons ATGAATGAGAAGGAGCGGCCGCCTCCTCCGACCGCCACTGCCAATCGCACCCATGGCTGCGGCACTGCACCCTGCCCACCGTGGCCACCGCCTGGCCAATGGGGGCACTGTATGCAGATCCCGGAGTG catcaagatggagcgtcccatggagagtatctacctCAATATGGAGCTGGATTTTGCCATGGCTAATGCTTGCGCTATCGCCTTTcatgaacaaaggaaaagagataaacaacgtagaaggagtcatcggcgcttttggctataccctatagtggaagtccgagagagccgtggagcctaccattgcttgtttggcgagctaaatgacaacctggaaaaatattttgagtataccaggatgtctcaagacagcttccgctatcttctgcgtctggtggaaggagccattaccaggcaggagatgcagctccggagatcaatttccgccgaggaacgtctgctggtgactctacg tttcctggctaccggagagaccttaagatccctgcatttccagtttcggattggagtctccacactttcgggtattattgccgacacatgccgcgcattgtgggacaatctccgggaggaattttttacCAATCCCAACAACAGAGTTATGGGAGGCCAACGGCCAAAAATTTGA